In the Grimontia kaedaensis genome, one interval contains:
- the nadK gene encoding NAD(+) kinase produces the protein MSKRFNTIALVGKPRNPEAVATHESLYHWLTQQGYRTLVDNRLDNYLDIPADDFHDLLSLGAKADLAIVIGGDGNMLGAARVLSRFDISVIGVNRGNLGFLTDLDPDEYQDALTSVLSGEYIEDHRFLLEAEVHRHGQVKSHNAALNEAVLHPGQVAHMIEFEVYIDDNFAFSQRSDGIIISTPTGSTAYSLSGGGPILSPSIDAISLVPMFPHTLSSRPLVVDAKRHIKLVVSPDNGSTLEVSCDSQVSLPVNPGDEVHIYRSPSLLKLIHPKNYSYYKTLRTKLGWSSKLF, from the coding sequence ATGTCAAAGCGTTTTAACACTATAGCTTTGGTAGGAAAACCGCGAAATCCAGAAGCGGTAGCAACCCATGAAAGCCTGTATCACTGGCTGACCCAACAAGGTTACCGCACATTGGTCGACAATCGTCTCGACAATTACCTCGATATTCCCGCTGATGATTTCCACGATTTGCTTTCGCTGGGTGCTAAAGCCGATTTGGCGATTGTGATTGGTGGTGATGGAAATATGCTTGGCGCAGCCCGTGTCCTTTCCCGTTTTGATATTTCCGTTATCGGTGTCAACCGGGGCAACCTCGGCTTTTTGACCGATCTCGACCCAGATGAATATCAAGATGCACTGACGTCAGTATTGTCCGGTGAGTACATCGAAGATCACCGCTTCCTGCTTGAAGCAGAGGTGCACCGTCACGGTCAGGTGAAAAGCCATAACGCGGCGCTTAACGAAGCAGTGCTTCACCCTGGGCAAGTCGCCCACATGATTGAATTTGAAGTCTATATCGACGATAACTTCGCCTTCTCCCAACGTTCCGACGGCATTATCATTTCGACGCCAACAGGCTCAACGGCTTACAGCCTTTCCGGTGGTGGTCCTATCCTGTCACCGAGCATTGATGCGATTTCACTCGTTCCTATGTTCCCGCATACGCTATCGAGCCGTCCTTTGGTCGTCGATGCTAAACGGCATATTAAGCTAGTGGTTTCACCGGATAACGGCAGCACATTGGAAGTGAGTTGTGACAGTCAGGTGTCTTTGCCTGTTAATCCGGGGGATGAAGTACACATCTATAGAAGCCCTTCACTGTTGAAGCTTATCCATCCTAAAAATTACAGCTACTACAAAACGTTGCGAACCAAATTGGGCTGGTCCAGCAAACTCTTCTGA
- the grpE gene encoding nucleotide exchange factor GrpE, with product MSKEENKIQEEELQNEAVEAQAEENALDAETDAMINRITELEAALEASEATVKEQQDSVLRARADIENMRRRTEQEIDKARKFALERFANELLPVIDNMERAVEMADKENDALKPMIEGVELTLKTMKDAVEKFGLKELNPHGEPFNPEFHQAMSIQESADHEPNTVMFVMQKGYELNGRVVRPAMVMVSKAAAGNVNEQA from the coding sequence ATGAGCAAAGAAGAAAACAAGATCCAGGAAGAAGAATTGCAAAACGAAGCAGTGGAAGCACAGGCTGAAGAAAATGCCCTTGATGCTGAAACTGATGCAATGATTAACCGGATCACTGAGCTTGAAGCTGCACTTGAAGCAAGTGAAGCGACAGTGAAAGAGCAACAAGACAGCGTACTGCGCGCACGTGCAGACATTGAAAACATGCGTCGTCGTACCGAGCAGGAAATAGACAAAGCGCGTAAGTTTGCTCTGGAGCGTTTTGCGAACGAACTGCTTCCTGTTATCGACAACATGGAACGCGCAGTAGAGATGGCGGACAAAGAAAATGACGCCCTCAAGCCGATGATCGAAGGCGTTGAGCTAACTCTGAAGACCATGAAAGATGCAGTGGAAAAATTCGGCCTGAAAGAGCTGAACCCACACGGCGAACCGTTCAACCCAGAATTCCACCAGGCAATGTCTATCCAGGAAAGCGCAGATCACGAGCCAAATACCGTGATGTTCGTGATGCAGAAAGGCTATGAACTGAATGGTCGTGTTGTTCGCCCAGCCATGGTCATGGTTTCAAAAGCCGCTGCTGGTAACGTGAACGAGCAGGCATAA